From the genome of Candidatus Dormiibacterota bacterium, one region includes:
- a CDS encoding DoxX family protein, whose translation MRVFGVNPSASTQIPEPPIARFLFADTRMAWFWLIVRLYLGYEWLTAGWEKMTGTSINITSFGKSVGGAWVFGPNDGAAIAGFAKHAASLSTGAHPAVQSWYASFLTNFVQPNAAFFSYLVTFGEVLVGIGLIVGGLTGIAAFFGLVMNFNYLLAGAVSTNPVLGVLALFVIMAWRIAGYYGLDRYLLPLLGTPWTGPLPKAFAPATTNKPAVTA comes from the coding sequence ATGAGAGTCTTTGGGGTGAACCCCTCCGCAAGCACACAGATTCCTGAACCGCCGATCGCTCGCTTCCTGTTCGCCGATACCCGCATGGCCTGGTTCTGGCTGATCGTCCGCCTCTACCTGGGCTACGAATGGCTGACCGCCGGTTGGGAGAAGATGACCGGCACCAGCATCAACATCACGTCGTTCGGCAAGTCGGTTGGAGGCGCCTGGGTCTTCGGGCCCAACGACGGCGCTGCGATCGCCGGCTTCGCGAAGCACGCCGCGAGCCTGTCAACCGGCGCGCACCCGGCCGTCCAGAGCTGGTACGCGAGCTTCCTGACGAACTTCGTGCAGCCGAATGCCGCGTTCTTCTCCTACCTCGTCACGTTCGGCGAGGTGCTGGTGGGGATCGGCCTGATCGTGGGTGGTCTGACCGGGATCGCCGCCTTCTTCGGGCTCGTGATGAACTTCAACTACCTGCTGGCGGGCGCGGTCAGCACCAACCCCGTCCTCGGCGTCCTGGCGCTCTTCGTGATCATGGCCTGGCGGATCGCCGGCTACTATGGCCTCGACCGGTACCTGCTTCCCCTCCTGGGAACTCCCTGGACCGGCCCGCTGCCGAAAGCGTTCGCACCGGCAACGACCAACAAGCCCGCGGTGACGGCCTGA
- a CDS encoding Hsp20/alpha crystallin family protein: MSMLRSIWDELEDMNRKFDEAFPTFSPPPVRRYSSFLRVPTVTYERPFVPVSDVFALKGDLVIRLELPGIDPETDVKIALAEGELVITGERKVEKMVEEKAFYRMETWSGTFERHFPVPETIDENAIAATYKDGILEVVVKGALQHLEAKKEKAATIPIQVEKEKELLTSKA, translated from the coding sequence ATGTCCATGTTAAGGAGCATTTGGGACGAGCTGGAGGACATGAATCGGAAGTTCGACGAGGCGTTTCCCACGTTTTCGCCGCCGCCGGTCCGGAGGTACTCGAGCTTCCTTCGCGTACCGACGGTGACTTACGAGCGTCCGTTCGTTCCGGTAAGCGACGTCTTTGCCCTCAAGGGTGACCTGGTGATCCGGCTCGAGCTGCCGGGTATCGACCCGGAGACGGACGTCAAGATCGCGCTCGCAGAGGGCGAACTGGTCATCACCGGGGAGCGCAAGGTCGAGAAGATGGTCGAGGAGAAGGCCTTCTATCGGATGGAGACCTGGTCTGGCACCTTCGAACGTCACTTTCCCGTCCCCGAGACGATCGATGAGAACGCCATTGCGGCGACCTACAAGGACGGCATCCTGGAGGTGGTCGTGAAGGGCGCCCTGCAGCACCTCGAGGCCAAGAAGGAGAAGGCCGCGACGATCCCGATCCAGGTGGAGAAGGAGAAGGAACTGCTCACGTCAAAGGCCTGA
- a CDS encoding universal stress protein gives MFQHILIAVDGSPHSQQTIPTAIELAKKFGGDVYVLHVRERDMGRAGAYPLETSEDAQQLVKEAVKKVRDAGVPVRGEAFGAMTGHAAKAIVETAKTEGSDLIIMGSRGLSDLAGLLLGSVTHKVAQLTHTPVLIVRAPELAAKAEPVGVAAEKTVS, from the coding sequence ATGTTTCAGCACATTCTGATCGCGGTCGACGGATCGCCGCATTCGCAGCAGACCATCCCGACGGCCATCGAACTCGCCAAGAAGTTCGGTGGCGACGTCTACGTCCTGCACGTGCGGGAGCGAGACATGGGACGGGCGGGTGCCTACCCGCTCGAGACGTCAGAGGATGCCCAGCAGCTAGTCAAGGAAGCCGTGAAGAAGGTCCGTGACGCCGGCGTTCCGGTACGGGGAGAGGCCTTCGGAGCGATGACCGGGCACGCGGCCAAGGCCATCGTGGAAACTGCGAAGACTGAGGGGTCGGATCTAATCATCATGGGATCCCGCGGGCTCTCCGACCTGGCGGGCCTGCTGTTGGGCAGCGTCACCCATAAGGTGGCCCAGCTAACCCACACGCCCGTATTGATCGTCCGCGCGCCCGAACTGGCCGCCAAGGCGGAGCCGGTCGGCGTAGCAGCCGAGAAGACCGTTTCGTAG
- a CDS encoding universal stress protein, with protein MAQPSIARIVVGIDGSDHAATALEWAVRMARGMGSEVVAVYAIDLPTWFASAAGGVPPQPDPEWRAEMKTEFEGQWCKPLKDAGVRYRTVMEDGRAASVITRVADEVNADVIVVGRRGRGGVAELVLGSVSHELVLQSKRPVLLISQAPAPAA; from the coding sequence ATGGCACAGCCGAGCATCGCGCGGATCGTCGTTGGCATCGATGGATCGGACCACGCGGCCACTGCCCTGGAGTGGGCGGTGCGCATGGCACGCGGAATGGGTTCCGAGGTAGTGGCCGTGTATGCGATCGATCTGCCGACCTGGTTTGCGTCGGCGGCTGGAGGGGTGCCGCCCCAACCCGACCCCGAATGGCGGGCGGAGATGAAGACAGAATTCGAAGGGCAATGGTGTAAGCCGTTGAAAGATGCGGGTGTCCGCTACCGGACCGTGATGGAGGACGGCCGAGCCGCCTCCGTCATCACCCGCGTCGCCGACGAGGTCAATGCTGATGTGATCGTGGTCGGGCGTCGCGGTCGGGGCGGCGTTGCCGAACTTGTGCTTGGCAGTGTCAGCCATGAACTCGTTCTCCAGAGCAAGCGCCCCGTGCTCTTGATCTCGCAGGCGCCGGCACCGGCTGCCTAA
- a CDS encoding CBS domain-containing protein, protein MKITGLYTKQIITAEKSDTIVAVASRLSEHDIGALPVMEKGRLIGIISERDLVRAIAQGDSPQGSIAGRMTAGAAWIAPDADSHEVAHKMLALGIRHLPVVEMGQVLGMISARDLLGLEAGLAYLRSERKT, encoded by the coding sequence GTGAAGATCACGGGACTCTACACGAAGCAGATCATCACGGCTGAGAAGTCGGACACGATCGTCGCCGTGGCATCGCGGCTGAGCGAGCACGACATCGGCGCGCTGCCGGTGATGGAAAAGGGGCGGCTGATCGGCATCATCAGCGAGCGGGACCTCGTTCGCGCCATCGCCCAGGGCGATTCTCCTCAGGGCAGCATCGCCGGCCGCATGACCGCCGGCGCCGCCTGGATCGCACCGGACGCTGACTCGCACGAGGTTGCCCACAAGATGCTGGCCCTCGGTATTCGCCACTTGCCCGTGGTGGAGATGGGACAGGTGCTGGGCATGATCTCGGCCCGCGATTTACTCGGCCTGGAGGCTGGCTTGGCCTACCTGAGATCGGAGCGGAAAACCTAG
- a CDS encoding AAA family ATPase — translation MRRAGLSETHCSVVVFAGDRAYKLKKPVKFAFLDFSTRAAREVACRREVELNRRIAPDVYLGVADVVGPEGTVCDHLVVMRRMPEERRLATLVERGTPVTEDLRRIARTVAAFHARAETSPEIAAAATRDAVLANWEQSFREMRPFYGSLLDHEAAMRVEVLVRRYLAGRQRLFDERIAHGFVRDGHGDLKSEDIFCLDDYPRILDCLEFDDRLRHGDVLADVAFLAMDLERLGLPKEAERFLGWYEEFSGTHAPTSLRHHYIAYRAHIRAKVACLRRAQGAEGGEDPAQLLELTRRHLEKSLVALVLVGGLPGTGKSTLAAAVGQAKGWAVLRSDEIRKQQGRLGASDPALAPWESGLYTPARTRATYEELLRRACIALERGESVILDASWHDPQWRLAAARVAAETYSDLVALHCQAPSAIASARLAARKQGGDASDASPETHARMAPLFAAWPRATTIDTTVEPTASVASALEAITFDAVVSALLPSEEPYPAPVTAAS, via the coding sequence ATGCGCAGAGCTGGTCTTTCCGAGACCCACTGTAGCGTCGTGGTGTTCGCGGGTGACCGCGCGTACAAGCTGAAGAAGCCGGTGAAGTTCGCCTTCCTGGACTTCTCCACACGGGCAGCGCGGGAAGTCGCCTGCCGGCGCGAAGTGGAGCTCAACCGCCGGATTGCGCCCGACGTCTACCTGGGCGTCGCGGACGTGGTCGGCCCCGAGGGTACGGTCTGTGACCACCTGGTGGTGATGCGACGGATGCCGGAGGAGCGGCGACTTGCCACCCTGGTCGAGCGCGGCACGCCGGTCACGGAGGATCTCCGTCGCATCGCGCGAACCGTCGCCGCCTTCCACGCCCGCGCCGAGACGTCACCGGAAATCGCGGCGGCCGCGACCCGCGACGCCGTACTCGCGAACTGGGAGCAGAGCTTTCGAGAGATGCGACCGTTCTACGGCTCGCTCCTCGACCACGAGGCCGCGATGCGCGTCGAGGTGCTGGTGCGCCGCTACCTCGCTGGCCGCCAGCGCCTCTTCGACGAGCGCATCGCGCATGGCTTCGTCCGGGACGGGCACGGCGATCTCAAGTCAGAGGACATCTTCTGCTTGGACGACTACCCGCGCATTCTCGACTGCCTGGAGTTCGACGACCGGCTGCGCCACGGTGACGTGCTCGCCGACGTGGCCTTCCTCGCCATGGACCTTGAACGGCTCGGCCTCCCGAAGGAGGCGGAGCGTTTCCTGGGCTGGTACGAGGAGTTCAGCGGCACGCACGCCCCAACCTCGCTTCGCCACCACTACATCGCCTACCGGGCCCATATCCGGGCGAAGGTCGCCTGCCTTCGCCGCGCCCAGGGCGCAGAGGGGGGCGAAGACCCGGCGCAGCTGCTCGAGCTGACGCGCCGTCATCTGGAGAAGAGCCTGGTCGCCCTGGTACTTGTGGGAGGTCTCCCAGGGACCGGGAAGTCGACGCTTGCCGCGGCCGTCGGCCAGGCGAAGGGCTGGGCCGTGCTCCGGTCGGATGAGATCCGCAAACAGCAAGGACGCCTCGGGGCGTCTGACCCTGCTCTCGCGCCCTGGGAAAGTGGCCTGTACACGCCAGCGCGCACCAGGGCGACTTACGAAGAGCTGCTTCGCCGCGCGTGCATCGCCCTCGAGCGCGGCGAGTCGGTCATCCTGGACGCCTCCTGGCACGATCCCCAGTGGCGGCTGGCCGCGGCCCGGGTCGCCGCTGAGACCTACAGCGACCTGGTCGCCCTGCATTGCCAGGCGCCTAGCGCCATCGCGAGCGCCCGGCTGGCCGCGCGGAAACAGGGCGGCGACGCCTCCGACGCATCTCCTGAGACGCACGCGCGCATGGCTCCCCTCTTCGCTGCCTGGCCCAGGGCGACCACGATTGACACAACCGTCGAGCCCACGGCGAGCGTGGCGTCCGCCCTCGAGGCGATCACCTTTGACGCGGTCGTCAGCGCGCTCCTGCCGAGCGAGGAACCCTATCCGGCCCCGGTTACCGCTGCGTCGTGA
- a CDS encoding universal stress protein produces the protein MEREMRSRRIVVGLDGSEGSSRALQWVVDTAKPLDAEVVAVHVHHLAAYLPAAMGVTPPMDTRKWYEELQRAFTQDWCAPLRRAGVRYRPVFDDGTAPAASSLMRIAQQEGADMIVVGSRGLGGFAELLLGSVSHQLAHHSPIPVVIVPPVQKEVARESKPAVQAAVQRGTLAPIF, from the coding sequence ATGGAGCGCGAAATGCGATCCCGGCGGATTGTCGTCGGCCTCGATGGGTCGGAGGGTTCGAGCCGCGCGCTGCAGTGGGTGGTTGACACCGCCAAGCCACTCGACGCGGAGGTTGTCGCTGTCCACGTGCACCATCTGGCGGCCTACCTACCCGCGGCGATGGGCGTGACTCCCCCGATGGATACGCGAAAGTGGTATGAAGAGCTCCAGCGGGCGTTCACTCAGGACTGGTGCGCCCCACTCCGGAGGGCGGGCGTTCGCTACCGCCCGGTCTTCGACGATGGGACCGCTCCGGCGGCATCATCTCTGATGCGGATCGCTCAGCAGGAAGGCGCGGACATGATTGTCGTGGGCTCGCGCGGCCTCGGCGGTTTTGCCGAGCTGCTGCTTGGGAGTGTCAGCCACCAGCTCGCCCACCACAGCCCGATCCCGGTGGTGATCGTCCCGCCAGTGCAGAAGGAGGTGGCCAGGGAATCGAAGCCGGCTGTCCAGGCGGCCGTACAACGTGGGACCCTCGCTCCAATCTTCTGA
- a CDS encoding pyridoxamine 5'-phosphate oxidase family protein, with protein MRHRDPLENVAQAECVRLLKSQHLGRIGIVGRDGQPLIFPVNYFFDEGVVVLRTDPGTKLELAPEARVSFEIDGWDAAAGQGWSVLVLGLAHDITDPPDAWAERMRRWPVRPVAPGSRQHWLGVWANQITGRRFYQEPRPAR; from the coding sequence ATGCGCCACCGCGACCCATTGGAGAACGTGGCACAAGCGGAATGCGTGCGGCTGCTCAAGTCACAGCATCTGGGTCGAATCGGGATCGTCGGTCGCGATGGCCAGCCATTGATCTTCCCCGTCAACTATTTCTTCGATGAGGGCGTTGTGGTTCTGCGGACGGACCCGGGAACCAAGCTGGAGCTGGCGCCGGAGGCCAGGGTCAGCTTCGAGATCGATGGCTGGGACGCCGCGGCCGGGCAAGGATGGAGCGTGCTCGTCCTCGGGCTCGCGCACGACATCACCGACCCGCCTGACGCCTGGGCGGAGCGAATGCGCCGCTGGCCAGTCCGGCCGGTGGCGCCCGGCTCGCGTCAGCACTGGCTGGGGGTTTGGGCGAACCAGATCACAGGCCGCCGTTTCTACCAGGAACCGCGGCCTGCCCGCTGA